A region of the Candoia aspera isolate rCanAsp1 chromosome 18, rCanAsp1.hap2, whole genome shotgun sequence genome:
CTCCGTCGTCACTTCCAAGGGGGGTCAGGAGAGCGCTAGGCGAGGGAGAGCAGCCTGTAGGGGGGAAACCAGGCCTTTCCGGCTGCCCCCCGGGTTGCTCCCGCGGCCGAGGAGGGAAGGAGCGCGGGCGGGCGACGGAGCCGCCTCCCGGAAGATGCGGCGATCCTCCCGGAGCCTTTAGGGCAACGTCGAGGCTTGTAAATGCAACAAATACTTAAAAGTGAAGTGGGCTCGGTGCTGTTCTTTCCGCTGTCGAGATACACGGAGCAAAGTGAAGGCGGCCCTTGCAAGCTTAAAAGCGCGGGAGGTGGCTTCTCCCTGGACGGCCGGCCGCGGGCGCCCGCTCGGAACCGGCCGCGGGCAAAGCGGGCGGGGCGGCCTGCACAGCAGGGCCGGTTTCCTGGGCCGCGGGCGCAGCGGGCGTGATCGGCACGCGGAGGAGGCTCCGCCCCCCGCCGGCTCAGGGGGCGGATTCCGCCCGCGACGTCGCGGCGGCCTCGGGGGCGGGGCCACCTCCGCGCGCGCGcgctccttcctcttcccccccaGGCGCAAAGGCGAGCGCGCGCCGCTTTCTCCCGCCCCCCGTCAAGTGACGGGCACACGCCCCGCCCCCGGAGATGTTTTGTTCGCGCGCGGAGGGTGGTGTGGAAAGGGTGCAGGCCGCGCACGCGCCGTAGCGCACAGCCCGAGCTCCCCAATCGGTGGGGGCGCTGGGCGCATGCGGGCGGCAGAAGCTGCTATTGGGCGTTCCCGCCGTTTGGTTGGAGCGGGAACGCGCTTGTCGTGGGCGGGCATTGGTCGTACTCGCGACGGGCCCGCCCCTTCCTGCCCGTCGCCGCCGGGACTTCCGCCGTTCTGACTGGGGGCCTTCGCTACCGCTGCCGCCGCTTTGTGCGTCTCTGCTCGCGAGCGGGTCCGTGGAGGCGCGGTGAGTGAGcgaggggggcggcggcggcggcggcctcggGTCAGCAGGGGCGGGGCCGCGGCCCGAGCGCTCTGGGCTTGGCGGCGCCACCAGGGACCCGCGGGCCTCCCGTTTGCAGCGCGGAGCGGGCGCGCTTGCCGGAAACGCCCCGCGGGGCCCGGTGGCTTCTCGCCAGGCCCCTCCCCTGGCGGCGGCCCCACAGAGCCCGGCCTCGCCTGGGCCGGCGGGGCGGGGCAGGCGGCCGAGGGCGGGGCCTTGTTGGGCCCCGGGGCGCCCGAAGCAGTCTCCCGCCGGGCCGGGCCGGCTGTCAGAATGGCCCCGACAGGAGGCAGCCGCCGCGGAGGCGGTCTGAGCGCGGACGCTGTCCGTGGTAGCCGCGGGAAGCCTCGGCGAGCTGCAGAGCGGCGGCTCCTGCGTGCGGCGGGGGGATTTCCCGCCCCGGCCTTCCGGAGCCCGGGGGCCGAACGGGAGCCCGGAGCGGCCTGGATTCGCGGTTGTGGGAGCCGCTTGGAGAGGGGATGGGCCCGGCAAGTAAACTTGCGCCGCCGCCTCGGGCGGCGCGCCTTTCCGCCAGAGCCAGACGGCGAGCTGGGTGCTCGTGGGACCTTTCCAAAAACATTGGCCTCCCAGGACTTGGCGATCCCGTGGGCAAGACCGGAGGTTCCCCGACAGAGCTGGCTCTTACGTGTTTATTTCCCCTTCCTTGCAGAAGCTCAAGGCCTCCCATTTTATACCGCGAACTTCCAAGCTTGGTTAGGCTGATGCAAAGAGTAAGTAGCTCAGGGTTCTCCGAGAGGATTCAAGGGTGCGCGCCTTCCGCCTGGAATAGCTCTGCGCGTTTATCACCGCTGAAATCTCCACAGGGGTTGCGGTCTCTGTCCTTTCGGAAAGCATGTGCTGCTTACGCCCGGTGTGGCTTTTTTTGCGAAGAAATACATACCTGTGTGTACAGATGCCTTTGTTTACTTGGGGCAAAGCGTGGGGATAGCTTCTTGCTTTCTTTCGAGGGCTAAATGTTTTGGTTGCGTTATGCAGAAGGTAGTGAAGGTTTCTGGGTTCCAAGCCATGTTGCTGAAAAGTAACCCGTTGCAATTTCGCCTTGTGCAGTCGGGCTAAACGACATTGTTGAGTTCAGCGTGTCTTGTGCTGTTGCTTCAAAGGGCTTTTGGAAGGGCAGAATTGTTTTACTTGGTGAAGAGGAACACGGTCTTGCTAGCTGCCTGACAGCCACAGAAACGCCAAGGGACTGAAATTCGTTCTATGTTAGAAATGTAGAGCTActgtaaagaaaaattaaatgtgaTGTAAATGTTAAggtaagagggttttttttcttcagggTAAATGGGTTCTTTCtttggaaagggaggggaaaCAGATTATTATGTTGAGCTTTTGCCAGCTGTTTTTCTTCCCCCTGTTTCTTAAGAAATCCAATCCTGGAAGCCTGGAGATTTCAATTTGTACTGTTTATTCTAGATGGTTCAAAACTGGATACAAACGTTACCTCGTTATTATTAACATCCTCCTCTGTTCAGGTGCTTGGGGATAGCTTACCGATTAGTCTATTCTTCTGGCGTTCGATGCTGATGGAGATAACGAAGCGGTTTGAAAAGCTGCACTCTGTGTGCCAGCAAAAGCAGAGGAGGGGGAGATGCAGTTCTCCGTGGTCTGCAAAACCACATTCTTGCAGGGCTTCCAAACTATGGGTCGAGATGTCCCTCGGTCATCGGACCGTCTTCTTGCAGATACAAGCACCTGCAAAGTTGGAGGGAGGGGGCAAACTGACAGTAGACTGCCCTGCCTGGAGCCCCTGGCTGCAGAGAGTCTCCCTCTCAGGCCAGCTGAGCTGGAGCTGCCAGGCTGCTTCCTTCAGTCTCTCCACATACTGAGCCGTTACTGCCTGCTAAGACCAGAAGGAATCGCCAAGGTCGGttcgactgaatggataatttgattcaaTTTGAAGACCAGAAGAAGAGCACAAACGTGGTCCTGCTGTTTGCTGAGACCCACGTGCATTTCTTTGgactctgcttttttttaaaaatgtttttaaaagaagtcCAAGGAGGTGGCAGGTCTGGCCCTTATCACACCCCTATTTCTTCCACATAAAAGAAGGTTTTTGGGGGGCCTTGGTGGGAGAGGGCACCAGCAGCGTTACTGCTGTACTCGTTTCCCCAAAACTGTAATCCTACAAGGTAGTTTTTGTATTCTTCTTTCAGCTTGTTTagaatggggcggggggggggggttggtctgCCTTCCCACTAGCCAGAAGGAGTAATCTTTCCTTGGACTTCTGAGTGTCGCATTTTATCTCCTTTCAgaaaggagggaaagagagagagccaAAAGCCATTAAAAGGCCTAAACAAAGCTTGTCTGTTGCTGTAATTGGTTGATTAAAGGGCCTCTCCAGCGCCTGTCTGGATGCTGGTCAGGGTGGTGGGGGAGATGCGTGACAGCTGGTGGAGCGCTTTGGGATTGCTTTTGAAAATTGCCAGGGCGCCCCGTGTGCAGTTGGTGGGCAGCAAAGTCTGGTTTGGGttgcttctgttttgctttgctttggaacTCCCGTTTGCTGCGTTGAGCTTCGGCTGAGGGGTGACCCGCGTTCCTCCTGGCATGTGGGCGCTCCATAATTGGAACTGGATAATTATTTGCCTCTGCGTAACTGCCTTCCTGTGCAGCACCCGCTGGTTCCCTCCACAGGGAGGTGCACCTGCCGTTGGGCCCCCTTGCGTGCCGCCTTGCGTCCCGGAGGCTCCCTTGCCTGGTTTCCTACCTTGCTAGTAAAGCGGCTGGTCCTCGGAGGTGGTTTCAGCTTAGCTGTCTAAGCGTAGCTCACAGCTGAAGGGACCCCGGTGGACACCTTCTCTGAGACCGGTTCGAGTGTTTACTCAGTTGCAACCCTGTCGCGTGGAAAGGGAGCTAGATGTGGCTGAAGATTTTTGTCTCCTTGTTCTTGTTAACTCTCTTCACACCAAATCTTTTTTGCACTTCTGTTAGGAAGTCCTTCCCCTTGAGGTTAAGCCCTGGGGCTCCAAAGTGTTACCCTCACGTTGAGGCTAGACATTAATTTAAATGGCGACTGATCTGTCGGAAGCGGATCCCGCACACCGTAAGGCACTTCCACTCTTAACAGGAGCTCCCCTGGACAAGTTGAGCGAGGTAGGGGCTGACCCCTCTCCACGCCTGCCCTTGGATCGGCCCTTGCGAGGGCCGTCGCACTCTTTCTCCCCCGCTTCTAGGAATCTCAGCTGGGCTCCATCCAACCTCACTTCCCAGGTGttgccccttccccttcctgctcccccagtgtttccctcctcctccccgcccTGTCACTCTGAGCTGGAGCAAAATACTTGTGACTTTGGTTAATATCAAGCACAAGCAGGAAGCTGGACCCTCCAGCCTGCTGATGATCCCGAACACAGGCGCCTCTCTTCTCGGATGGGCGGCTGCTCACCAGAGAGATGGCATGGGGCTCCTCAACCTGAGGGGCCTCCCTCTCTGTGCTCTCGGTGCCTCTCCTGATGCTCTGCTCCCTTCCCAGACGGTCGAAGACGGTGCCATGCCGATCCGCCGGGCAGTGAATGCTTCTTCCCGGGAAACTCCTCCCAAAAGCAAGCCCGCTGAAGGTGAGGAGGCCAAGCCAGGTAAAGACGCTCTTTGTTTTTCTCAGTCTCACATTGTGACCGCTGCAGCGTGCAGGCGGGGGGCGTTTGCCCGCGGGCGGAGACTGCGGATCGGTGTGCCCCAGGCTTTGCCCACTGAGTCACTGCAGAGCCCTTGGCTCTTGCGGGAGGGTCCGTGGGTCGTTCAGACTGTTGGTAGCACTCGAGGAGGACAAATAGAGATCTCCAAGCAGCTTCCTTATGTTGGCTGTCTGCACAAGTTGCCCTGGTTGTAGTTTGCGGAACAGGCCGTCAGCCTGGTGCACGCTGGGCCGAAAAGACTTTCATTCCGCTTTGCGGCATCTACCCATCAGGCTGAGCCCTCCAGGAGCTCTCAGCCTCCTTTCCGTGGCATGGCATGCCACTGCATCTGATTGGAGCCCTCTGCCTTGTTTAACAGGAGTCAGATGTCTGCCTGCAAGCACTGGGCTGCCTGCTGCCCTGTCCAAGGTCCTTGGGGCCGGGAGGTGGGCCTTTGCTGACCGTGCCCAAGCTTGGCTCTGAGGCTCGGCTGCAGGCTTTCAGCAGCAGGGctgagtggggggtgggggcaggagctCTCCAGCAAGAGGGGATTTCTCAGCCCCTACCCCGACCTTATTAATTGGAGCTGGCCCAGCATATTCCCTGCAGCACCACTGCAGAGGAATCCACAGCCCCTTCTCTCTTCCCAAGCAGCAGCACACACAGACCCCTGCCTGGCCTTGCTGGACAGGAAGTCCGAGGGTACCTTTTTGGCAGGGAGTGCCTGACCCTTTGCCGCTCGCCCTCTTCTCCCCCTTCAGAGCCGGATGTCAGTTCGGAAGAATCCGCCTCCACCGTGGAGGAGCAAGAGAATCAGGTGCCCCTGCCTCCCCCCAGAGAGACAGAGCCGCCAAAGGAGGCTGAGGCTGAGGAGAAGGCAGAGGTGAAGCCTGCTGAGGAAGCCAAGAAGGAGTAAGACGCGTGGGGGGAACAGGAAGGCCTTGGGGGCAGGGGACGGCCAGCCTGCTAGAACTGCTTTGCTGGCCTAGTTGTGGCCCTTGGACAAGAGGGGGGTTGACTGTGGGGAGTAAGCGCTTGAGGCAAAGGCAGACTCTGCTGGGTGAGGCTGCAGAACTGGTGGTGCTGGTTGATGGATTTGGATCTGCCTCCCAACTGACGAGGATGCTCTGCTGCAAGTTTCTGCATCCGGCAGGCAGCTGGTGGCAAGGCTGGGTGGGCCTTCCTCTCGCCCCGGCCAGCAGCTCAGACCAGTCTGGCCCAGTGGGTCTTGGGGTCTTACACTCTGCTTCACAGCCTGATGAGAAAGGCCCCTCCCGGCAGCCAGCAAGCCAGTCTTCTGAAAAGGCAGCACGGCTTTTCTTTTCGTTTGCAAAGGGAGAAGGATCCGgcgaaggagaaggagaagaaagtgaAGAAGACGATTCCCGCCTGGGCTaccctctccgccagccagctGGCCAGGGCTCAGAAGCAGACGCAGATGGCAGCTTCCTCCCGGCCCAAGATGGATGCCATTTTGATCGAAGCAATCAAGGTGAAAAGGGGGAGAAAGATCCTCTTCTTTGCCAGTGCAAGAGAAACGTCCCGTTCACCATTTGGTTTTTGAACCGACGCTAGGAGGAGGCCGCCACTGCACGTGGCTGCCCTCGGGCCCCTCCGGCCTGGAGCGCCTGCTGATGGGCCCTTCCCTTCCAGGCATGCTATCAGAAAGGTGGGGCGTCGGTGGTCGCCATCCGAAAGTACATCATCAGCAGGTACCCTTCGCTGGAGCTCGAGCGGAGGGGGTACCTCCTGAAGCAGGCCCTGAAGAGGGAGCTAGAGCGGGGGGTCATACGGCAGGTAAGCCCGGGGCTGTCTGCCAGGCACCGGGGCCCCCTTAGTGCCACAGATTGGCCTGCTCTCAGTGCTGGGGAGGGAGCCTGCAACTGTACCTTGTCCCCTGGAGCAGCTTCTGCCTTGGCATTTGCTGAATTGGGCAGCCACCAAGGCAGAACCCGCTCAGCCGGATAAACGTCTACGGGACGTCCCACGTTTTCCCCCCTTTGCTCCGCCGGCTCGGGGGAGGATCCTGGATGCCCTTTGCCGCCGTGGGAGGTCTTGCCCCCGGCCTGAAAGCAGCCCACCTTCTCTGCGACAGGTGAAAGGAAAAGGCGCCTCTGGAAGTTTTGTGGTGGCCCCAAACTCAGGGAAAGCGGCATCCAAGTCCCGGGACCGGAAGGTAAGCCCAGTGGAGCTCCCCGTGGCCCTGAGCCTCCTGGGCCCGTTCACGGGAGATGTTTTCTGAAGGAGCCCGCAGGAGAGTCCAGGTTCCCTCGGGGTGAGGCCTTCTTCCAAGGGCCCCGAGGAAGGCAGAGGTTCCACAGGTGTGGCTGCCTCACCCGGGTGATGGCAGAGGGGCAGGACAGCCACACGGCAACTCCTTCTGCAGCCTCTGGCCTAGTCGGATGAAGGAGGAGGGGGCCTTGGGCCCTACTCTGGACTCTGAACGGTTCAGAATCACTTCAAAGCACTTCCGCCTTGCGTTCCAGAGGAGCTCGCTGGCTCCCGGTGCAGAGCAGCATGTCAAGCTGGAGGATGTTCTCCCGCTGGCCTTCACCCGCCTGTGTGAGCCAAAGGAGGCCTCCTACAGCCTCATCAAGAAATACGTGTCCCAGTACTATCCCATGCTGAAGGTGGACATCAGGTGAGGGGCCCAGACGGAGGCCTGGCGCTTCCCCAGCCCGAGGGCGACGACTGAGTGGGGGCTGTGGGACTGCCGCTGAGCCTGGGTGGcgcctgcccccccaccccctgcccccccgcCCTCTTTGTGACAGACCAGGTGAGGTGGCCTTTCCTCTGTGGCTTCCCTCCTTAGGCCCCAGCTGCTGAAGAACGCCCTGCAGAGGGCGGTGGAGAAGGGCCAGCTGGAGCAGATCACGGGCAAGGGGGCTTCTGGCACCTTCCAGGTGGGTGAGGGGGCTCCTCCTTGCCGTTCCTCCTCGGGGAACAGCAGGCCCTGAGGCAGGGTGGGGTGCAGCTGGGCCCAGCCCAGCACGGGTGgcctccccctccctgccccctctCCTCCGGGGTTCCCACTCCCTATTCCTCCATGACCCAGCTGAAGAAGTCAGGAGAGAAGCCGCTGCTGGGCGGAAGCCTGATGGAGGATGCCATCCTCTCTGCCATCGCGGCCATGAACGAGCCCAAGACTTGCTCCACCACTGCGCTGAAGAAATACATCCTGGAGAAGCACCCCGGGACCAACTCCAGCCTGCAGGGTAGGATGGGCACAGGCTCCCGATTCCCCTGGGGGGGGCACTGCGTTCTGAGTGCCAGCTGGCTTGCCCGGCTCTGTGTTGCGTTTTGAGGAGTGGCCCGGGCTGCAGCTTTCCTCATTCTTCCCTCCGAAAGACGTAACGCGGGCCCTCTGAAACGAGGCTTCGAGCCCCCTTTTGGAGCCCTGCCTGTCCGGTTGCCCGCTCTCCGGCCCTTTCGAGGTTGCGCGCCGAGCGGCTGGACGGCGCCAGCCCCCCCGTGCCGCTTTCTCTCCCCCGCTGCAGTTCACCTCCTGAAGAGGACTCTGCAGAAGTGCGAGAAGTACGGCTGGATGGAGCAGATCTCGGGCAAGGGCTTCAGCGGCACCTTCCAGCTGTGTTTCCCCTACTACCCCAGGCGAGTCTCGGGGGGCCAGGGTCGGGGCAGCGCTTGGGGCCCGCCCGCTGCTTGCTCTTCCGAGTCGCTGGATCCCTTGCCCCAACTGCTGGCTGGGTCCCCCGGGAGAGTGGGAAGGGGGGCCGCTGGCTGCCTCTGGCCCGTTGGTTCCTTCCCCTGCTGTGCTGCCAGCCAAGATGGGCTCTTGGGGTTACACCTCTTCTCCCCCCAGCCCCGGCGTTCTGTTCCCcgagaaacagaagcagcaggacgaggaggaggaggaggaggaggaagaggaggaggaggaggaggtagaagaggaagaggaggaggaggaggaggagccgccTCCAAAGAAAAGGTACCAGGGGCAGGGTTGTGTGCTGCCGCTGCTGGGGCAGGGGGCAGTGACCTCGGGATGCCTGCCCGCCATGGGGACTGGCGTGCTGGCAGACCTAGGCCAATCGGGCGGCATAGGGGATGCCC
Encoded here:
- the HP1BP3 gene encoding heterochromatin protein 1-binding protein 3 isoform X2 yields the protein MATDLSEADPAHRKALPLLTGAPLDKLSETVEDGAMPIRRAVNASSRETPPKSKPAEEPDVSSEESASTVEEQENQVPLPPPRETEPPKEAEAEEKAEVKPAEEAKKEEKDPAKEKEKKVKKTIPAWATLSASQLARAQKQTQMAASSRPKMDAILIEAIKACYQKGGASVVAIRKYIISRYPSLELERRGYLLKQALKRELERGVIRQVKGKGASGSFVVAPNSGKAASKSRDRKRSSLAPGAEQHVKLEDVLPLAFTRLCEPKEASYSLIKKYVSQYYPMLKVDIRPQLLKNALQRAVEKGQLEQITGKGASGTFQLKKSGEKPLLGGSLMEDAILSAIAAMNEPKTCSTTALKKYILEKHPGTNSSLQVHLLKRTLQKCEKYGWMEQISGKGFSGTFQLCFPYYPSPGVLFPEKQKQQDEEEEEEEEEEEEEEVEEEEEEEEEEPPPKKRMPKRPPPKARNRAPPLAKRREAKPTARKAPLVHRGKAKPPPPPPPAPKAKKAKPAPPRVAIKSLSPAPKKPAAASAKRDRKSSGKRSKTTMRKSLRAKK
- the HP1BP3 gene encoding heterochromatin protein 1-binding protein 3 isoform X1 produces the protein MATDLSEADPAHRKALPLLTGAPLDKLSETVEDGAMPIRRAVNASSRETPPKSKPAEGEEAKPEPDVSSEESASTVEEQENQVPLPPPRETEPPKEAEAEEKAEVKPAEEAKKEEKDPAKEKEKKVKKTIPAWATLSASQLARAQKQTQMAASSRPKMDAILIEAIKACYQKGGASVVAIRKYIISRYPSLELERRGYLLKQALKRELERGVIRQVKGKGASGSFVVAPNSGKAASKSRDRKRSSLAPGAEQHVKLEDVLPLAFTRLCEPKEASYSLIKKYVSQYYPMLKVDIRPQLLKNALQRAVEKGQLEQITGKGASGTFQLKKSGEKPLLGGSLMEDAILSAIAAMNEPKTCSTTALKKYILEKHPGTNSSLQVHLLKRTLQKCEKYGWMEQISGKGFSGTFQLCFPYYPSPGVLFPEKQKQQDEEEEEEEEEEEEEEVEEEEEEEEEEPPPKKRMPKRPPPKARNRAPPLAKRREAKPTARKAPLVHRGKAKPPPPPPPAPKAKKAKPAPPRVAIKSLSPAPKKPAAASAKRDRKSSGKRSKTTMRKSLRAKK
- the HP1BP3 gene encoding heterochromatin protein 1-binding protein 3 isoform X4; the protein is MPIRRAVNASSRETPPKSKPAEEPDVSSEESASTVEEQENQVPLPPPRETEPPKEAEAEEKAEVKPAEEAKKEEKDPAKEKEKKVKKTIPAWATLSASQLARAQKQTQMAASSRPKMDAILIEAIKACYQKGGASVVAIRKYIISRYPSLELERRGYLLKQALKRELERGVIRQVKGKGASGSFVVAPNSGKAASKSRDRKRSSLAPGAEQHVKLEDVLPLAFTRLCEPKEASYSLIKKYVSQYYPMLKVDIRPQLLKNALQRAVEKGQLEQITGKGASGTFQLKKSGEKPLLGGSLMEDAILSAIAAMNEPKTCSTTALKKYILEKHPGTNSSLQVHLLKRTLQKCEKYGWMEQISGKGFSGTFQLCFPYYPSPGVLFPEKQKQQDEEEEEEEEEEEEEEVEEEEEEEEEEPPPKKRMPKRPPPKARNRAPPLAKRREAKPTARKAPLVHRGKAKPPPPPPPAPKAKKAKPAPPRVAIKSLSPAPKKPAAASAKRDRKSSGKRSKTTMRKSLRAKK
- the HP1BP3 gene encoding heterochromatin protein 1-binding protein 3 isoform X3, giving the protein MPIRRAVNASSRETPPKSKPAEGEEAKPEPDVSSEESASTVEEQENQVPLPPPRETEPPKEAEAEEKAEVKPAEEAKKEEKDPAKEKEKKVKKTIPAWATLSASQLARAQKQTQMAASSRPKMDAILIEAIKACYQKGGASVVAIRKYIISRYPSLELERRGYLLKQALKRELERGVIRQVKGKGASGSFVVAPNSGKAASKSRDRKRSSLAPGAEQHVKLEDVLPLAFTRLCEPKEASYSLIKKYVSQYYPMLKVDIRPQLLKNALQRAVEKGQLEQITGKGASGTFQLKKSGEKPLLGGSLMEDAILSAIAAMNEPKTCSTTALKKYILEKHPGTNSSLQVHLLKRTLQKCEKYGWMEQISGKGFSGTFQLCFPYYPSPGVLFPEKQKQQDEEEEEEEEEEEEEEVEEEEEEEEEEPPPKKRMPKRPPPKARNRAPPLAKRREAKPTARKAPLVHRGKAKPPPPPPPAPKAKKAKPAPPRVAIKSLSPAPKKPAAASAKRDRKSSGKRSKTTMRKSLRAKK